The genomic region GGCGTGTGGTACTCTATCGGCGAGTTTTACCAGGCTGCGGTCTTCTTCGTCGCCCGGCATATTCTGCTGCTCATGGGCTATCCCGCTGCTCAGATCTCCGCGATGGATTTCTCGGGTGCATACCTCGTGAATTTCAATTTGGTGCCGTTACTCGCCTTAGCGATCGCAACGCCGAAGTTGGCAATGCGGCGGCGATTGGAGATGCTCGCGATTGGCATACCGATTCTGTTCCTTCTGCACGTGCTCGATATCGTTGCGCATCTTCCCTATTTCATTGAGCTCCACTATATGCACCGTCTGGGGTTTGCGACACTGGTGGTCGATTCACTGGGGGTTATTGGCCTCGCCGTGGTCTTTGGTATCTGGTTCGTGATCTGCTATCAGGAGTTTTTTAGAGGCGAGCAGGCCTTACGCTAAGCGGTTGGTTGAATGCTCTGCTTCACAACTCGTCTCATTCCAGGCAGGCACTCAGCGTCCTCATAATGTCGCGTGCTGATCGCTAAGCGCGCAAGGCGGAAGCGTTGTAGAAAGTGAAAAGAATCGAAACCTTTAAATACCTATATAAACTGCATATTAGGAAAGGGGAGAAGGAAAAAGTATCAGCTGGCCAGCGATAGAAGTAAAGTTGACGCTTATGTTTCATATTCCCCTTTTTGTACGTACTATAAAAAATAGGAGGTGAAAAGAAAAAAAGATGAACAATACATTTAGAAGAGACTTTACAAGCGAGACTAAAAGGAGGATTGATAAGAATAAAAAAGCGTTAGGAATAGTTTTAGCGGCGATTTTGCTGACGATGGCATTCGTGGCGATGGCACCTGCGGTGGCGGCACAACCGATAATAGTCGATGGTAACAACAGTGATTGGGAGGGATTAGCGGGAGTACAGTGCGTTTCTGATGGCTTTGGGGATATTTATATTGTTAACAAGACGCCATTTGTCAACGGCTATGACATTCTTGAGTTCTGTATGTTCTACGACGTAGCAAATGATACCATTTACTTCAAATTCGATGTAGCCGGAGTTCCTGGTGATACCGATGGAGATGGAGACCCCAACGATACGTCGGATCCAGACAACATAACCGATAGCTTTGAGGTAGGCCCGAATGATGCCTACAAAGCATTGATAGATCTGGATGCTGACCCATCTGTAGACTTCCGATTATCATATCGCAACAATACGGTATTTATGAAAGTGGGGTTTTCCGATGATACTATAGTCCCTGGAACTACAGCAGGATCGATAGGCCCACCCTATTCAAATGACACCATAGTGGAGATGAGCTATTATCCACTGCATAATTTGACGGGCTTCGGGGAGTGCAATGATTTCGAGATAAGAGGCTGGGCCGGAAGTCAGGAAGAGGGGCTCGGTGAAGATGATACGAGTGACCTCTTATTGAACGAAGTGCCAGAACCCATAATAATAACAGAGAATGTCTGTTTCTGCAATAATGTCACCTTTAACGGGTCAGCTTCGTATGACCCTGATGGGACCATAACGAATTGGACGTGGGACTTTGGTGATGGCTACTTCGACTACGGACCGATCGTCGAGCACCATTATGACGAACCGGGAGAGTATGCGGTCACGTTGAGTGTGACAGACGATTTTAACGCCGTATGCTCGAATACGACGACCAACGTAACGGTTTGGGAGAACCCGATAGCGAACTTCACGGCACCACCGGTCTGTAACGGGACGACCACACAGTTTACCGATACGTCAACAAACGGAAGTGGTAACATAACCAACTGGACATGGAACTTTGGAGATAACACGTCGCTAAATTACACACAGCATCCGGCGCACACGTATGCTGCGGCTGGAAATTATACTGTGACGCTTAATATTACAGATGAGAATAACTGTACGAATACCACGAGCAAGAATGTAACGGTGTGGGAGAACCCAGAAGCGAACTTCACGTTTGTTAACACCTGCTTCTGCACGAACGTGACCTTTACTGACACATCAGTGGAGGGAGATGCGAATATAGCGGTGCGGAGTTGGCAATTTGGCGACGGTAACGTGAGCACGGCTACGAATCCGACGTGGCACTATGCGGCACCCGGGAAGTATGAGGTGAACCTGACGGTAACTGACGAGCACGGCTGCAACGACACGATAAGCAAGTGGGTGCAGGTGTACGCGAACCCGGAGGCGAACTTCTCGTTCAATAACACGTGCTTCTGCACGA from Methanomicrobia archaeon harbors:
- a CDS encoding PKD domain-containing protein codes for the protein MNNTFRRDFTSETKRRIDKNKKALGIVLAAILLTMAFVAMAPAVAAQPIIVDGNNSDWEGLAGVQCVSDGFGDIYIVNKTPFVNGYDILEFCMFYDVANDTIYFKFDVAGVPGDTDGDGDPNDTSDPDNITDSFEVGPNDAYKALIDLDADPSVDFRLSYRNNTVFMKVGFSDDTIVPGTTAGSIGPPYSNDTIVEMSYYPLHNLTGFGECNDFEIRGWAGSQEEGLGEDDTSDLLLNEVPEPIIITENVCFCNNVTFNGSASYDPDGTITNWTWDFGDGYFDYGPIVEHHYDEPGEYAVTLSVTDDFNAVCSNTTTNVTVWENPIANFTAPPVCNGTTTQFTDTSTNGSGNITNWTWNFGDNTSLNYTQHPAHTYAAAGNYTVTLNITDENNCTNTTSKNVTVWENPEANFTFVNTCFCTNVTFTDTSVEGDANIAVRSWQFGDGNVSTATNPTWHYAAPGKYEVNLTVTDEHGCNDTISKWVQVYANPEANFSFNNTCFCT